In Pseudoxanthomonas sp., one genomic interval encodes:
- a CDS encoding MFS transporter: MTSGGTSHPIHRPFDRRDARTLGLSALGGALEFYDFVVFVFFAKVLGALFFPPGTEPWLAQLQVYGIFAAGYVARPLGGIVMAHFGDRLGRKRMFTLSVFLMSVPTLLIGLLPTYAQVGVLAPVLLLVMRLVQGIAVGGEVPGAWVFVAEHVPRHRVGIACATLTAGLTAGILIGSLLAAWINASYSPADVQEGIWRLPFVLGGVFGFIAVWLRRWLEETPVFVAMRERRQLARQLPVKQVLAEHRPAVLLSMLASWQLTAAIVVIVLLTPTLAQTGFDIDAATAFRGNSVATLALVFGCLAAGWAVDRIGVGRALLAGSLGLGVSAYALYAALVSGHHAQFVAWYALAGFCCGVTGVTPALMVVAFPPEVRFSGLSFSYNVAYAVFGGMTPPLVAWLSTAWGPMAPAHYVAFTCLVGVGVPLWWLKRPLNPSL; the protein is encoded by the coding sequence ATGACCTCTGGCGGCACATCGCATCCGATCCACCGTCCCTTCGACCGGCGCGATGCCAGGACGCTCGGCCTGTCGGCATTGGGCGGGGCGCTGGAGTTCTACGACTTCGTCGTGTTCGTGTTCTTCGCCAAGGTCCTCGGTGCGCTGTTCTTCCCGCCCGGCACCGAGCCCTGGCTGGCGCAGCTGCAGGTCTACGGCATCTTCGCTGCCGGCTACGTGGCACGGCCGCTCGGCGGGATCGTGATGGCGCACTTCGGCGACCGGCTGGGGCGCAAGCGGATGTTCACGCTCAGCGTCTTCCTGATGTCGGTGCCCACGCTGCTGATCGGCCTGCTGCCGACGTACGCCCAGGTCGGCGTGCTGGCGCCGGTGCTGTTGCTGGTCATGCGGCTGGTGCAGGGCATCGCGGTGGGCGGCGAGGTGCCGGGCGCATGGGTGTTCGTGGCCGAACACGTGCCGCGCCATCGCGTCGGCATCGCCTGCGCCACGCTGACGGCGGGACTCACCGCCGGCATCCTGATCGGCTCGCTGCTCGCAGCGTGGATCAACGCGAGTTACAGCCCGGCGGACGTGCAGGAAGGTATCTGGCGACTGCCGTTCGTGCTGGGCGGCGTGTTCGGCTTCATCGCGGTGTGGCTGCGGCGCTGGCTGGAGGAAACGCCGGTGTTCGTGGCGATGCGCGAACGCAGGCAGCTTGCGCGGCAACTGCCGGTGAAGCAGGTGCTCGCCGAACACCGGCCAGCGGTGCTGCTGTCGATGCTGGCCTCATGGCAGCTGACGGCCGCCATCGTGGTGATCGTGCTGCTGACGCCGACGCTGGCGCAGACGGGATTCGACATCGATGCCGCCACCGCCTTCCGTGGCAACAGCGTGGCGACGCTGGCGCTGGTGTTCGGCTGCCTTGCCGCGGGCTGGGCGGTGGATCGCATCGGCGTGGGCCGCGCGCTGTTGGCCGGTTCGCTCGGCCTGGGCGTGTCCGCGTACGCGCTGTACGCCGCGCTGGTGTCGGGCCACCACGCACAGTTCGTCGCCTGGTACGCGCTGGCCGGCTTCTGCTGCGGTGTGACCGGTGTGACGCCGGCGCTGATGGTCGTGGCGTTTCCGCCCGAGGTGCGCTTCTCCGGCCTGTCGTTTTCCTACAACGTCGCATATGCGGTGTTCGGCGGCATGACGCCGCCGCTGGTCGCCTGGCTGTCCACCGCATGGGGCCCGATGGCGCCCGCGCATTACGTCGCCTTCACCTGCCTGGTCGGCGTGGGTGTGCCGTTGTGGTGGCTCAAACGACCCTTGAACCCCTCTCTGTAG
- a CDS encoding DUF72 domain-containing protein, whose product MDDLFASPPPVSAAGIRVGIGGWTYAPWRNNFYPAGLVQRRELEFASRQLTAIEINGTYYGAQKPATYAGWRDQTPDGFVFSAKAPKRIMQSRSLASTQTQVEDFVGGIAELGAKLGPLVWQFESGRRVDAEELDAFLSLLPREIDGRPLRHALEVRDPAAVEAGLVDLARRHQVATVFTDSTEYPSFADLTADFVYARLMRSQPIDSGYPPKELALWAERARAWSRGEDIAELPHVGEPAPALPRRDVFVYFISSAKERNPAAAMELIQRL is encoded by the coding sequence ATGGACGACCTCTTCGCTTCCCCGCCTCCCGTGTCCGCCGCCGGCATCCGCGTCGGCATCGGTGGCTGGACCTACGCACCGTGGCGCAACAACTTCTATCCGGCCGGCCTGGTGCAGCGGCGCGAGCTGGAATTCGCCAGCCGCCAGCTGACCGCCATAGAGATCAACGGCACGTACTACGGCGCGCAGAAACCGGCCACCTATGCCGGCTGGCGCGACCAGACGCCGGATGGTTTCGTCTTCTCGGCCAAGGCGCCCAAGCGGATCATGCAGTCGCGTTCGCTGGCCTCGACGCAAACCCAGGTGGAGGACTTCGTCGGCGGCATCGCCGAGCTCGGCGCGAAGCTGGGACCGCTGGTCTGGCAGTTCGAGTCGGGACGCCGCGTCGATGCCGAGGAGCTGGATGCGTTCCTTTCGCTGCTGCCGCGCGAGATCGATGGACGGCCGTTGCGGCACGCGCTGGAGGTCCGTGATCCGGCGGCGGTGGAGGCCGGCCTCGTCGATCTGGCGCGCCGGCACCAGGTCGCCACCGTATTCACCGACTCCACGGAGTATCCGTCCTTCGCCGACCTCACCGCCGACTTCGTCTACGCGCGGCTGATGCGTTCGCAGCCCATCGACAGCGGGTATCCGCCGAAGGAGCTGGCACTGTGGGCCGAACGCGCACGCGCATGGTCGCGCGGCGAGGACATCGCCGAGCTACCGCATGTGGGCGAGCCCGCGCCGGCGCTGCCGCGGCGGGATGTCTTCGTCTACTTCATCAGCAGCGCCAAGGAACGCAATCCCGCCGCTGCGATGGAGCTGATCCAGCGGCTGTAG
- a CDS encoding Pr6Pr family membrane protein encodes MANPLQLPRVVLRTPAALVGLLALSALVLQYVLILRLTRDNIGMALGTVRFFSYFTILSNLAVALVACTAAAGRTGFLAQARVRGAVALYIGVTGSIYFFILRHLWQPQGAQWWADNGLHYAVPLAYWAWWLAFAPHGGLRWRHVAAWLLFPLVYVAWVFVRGAWLGEYPYPFIDVGQLGWARVATNAVGVMAVFVVLGLVIVGVDRILGRRRVSSL; translated from the coding sequence ATGGCAAATCCGCTGCAGCTCCCTCGTGTCGTGCTCCGTACGCCCGCCGCCCTCGTCGGGCTGTTGGCGCTGTCCGCCCTGGTGCTGCAGTACGTCCTGATCCTGCGGCTCACCCGCGACAATATCGGCATGGCGCTGGGTACGGTGCGCTTCTTCAGCTACTTCACCATCCTCAGCAACCTCGCGGTGGCGCTGGTCGCATGCACCGCCGCTGCGGGGCGGACGGGGTTCCTCGCCCAGGCACGCGTGCGTGGCGCGGTCGCGCTCTACATCGGCGTCACCGGCAGCATCTACTTCTTCATCCTGCGCCACCTGTGGCAGCCGCAGGGGGCGCAATGGTGGGCCGATAACGGCCTGCACTATGCGGTGCCGCTGGCGTACTGGGCGTGGTGGCTGGCGTTCGCGCCGCATGGCGGCTTGCGTTGGCGCCACGTCGCCGCCTGGTTGCTGTTCCCGCTGGTCTACGTGGCGTGGGTGTTCGTGCGTGGGGCCTGGCTGGGCGAATACCCGTATCCCTTCATCGATGTCGGCCAACTCGGCTGGGCGCGGGTCGCGACCAACGCGGTGGGCGTCATGGCGGTGTTCGTGGTGCTGGGGCTGGTCATCGTGGGTGTGGATCGCATCCTGGGCCGCCGCCGCGTCTCGTCCCTGTAG